The Arcobacter arenosus genomic interval TGCAGTTTGCAAAGTCCCATCAGTTCCCATTTTGAAGTTACCAGCTCTAGTATATAAGGTTTCACCTGTTTTTACATCATTTACGATAAAAAAACCTTGACCATCAATCGCTACATCAAGTGTATTATTAGTTACTTTTAAATTTCCTTGTTGAAAATTTTTCTCTACATTTTGGATTTGGACACCATTTCCATATCTTGACTGATACATTAAATCTTCAAAAGATACATCATCTTTTTTATGAGCAATAGTATTTGAGTTCGTAACATTATTAGACTGAGTATTTAGTGCTCTTTCAAAGGTATTTAAACCAGTAACACCATTCCATAATCCACTAATCATATTTAGCCTTTAAAATATTCTAGTAATTGCACTAAAAGGAATTGAAGTTAACTGATCTGAATAAACAGGGATAACCGCCCCTTCCATAGTGTATCCAGAATCTGTAACAATCTCATTATCTTCATCTAATATTACGGGTTTACCATCTTCATTTAAAATTGCTTGACCAGGGTTTTCTAATGCTACTTTATATCCAGTTGTTTTTCCTGTACTATCTAAAATCTCACCATTAATATTGTAAATTATACGATTTCCATCTGGGTCTAAAACTTGATCTTCAACATATAAAATCTGTTGAGCATTAACTGTAACTTCACCATCTAGACTCTCAACAGATCTAACAGTATAAGCTTTATTTACTCCATTTTCCCCAATATTACCATCTTCAATATTCTGACCAATTACATTTGAAGCATTAGCAAGGGCAGATTGAGAAAAAGTACTCACTAAAGCTTCCATAGTCTCAATTGTCTTTAAATTTGTATTAATTGTAGACATTTGCATTTGGGTATCCATCATTCTTTGTGAATCCATTGGAGCAGTTGGGTCTTGAAGTTTTAATTCTGTTAACATTAACTGCAAAAAATCTTCAGTTGTTAACTGATCATTACTAACAGAAGTTGTATATGTACTTCCATCTACACCTGTTGCTGACTGAACTGTAACATTATCTACTGACATATTAACTCCTAACTCATGTTTTCTTCGAAGAAATATCTTACGACATTATCTGAGTCCATTGCCTCTTGAACTCTTACAGCAAGTTTTTCATCAATTACTATGATATCACCTGTCCCAATAATTCTTTTGTTGACATAGATATCTCCACCTGAACCAGCTGATTTGTCAAGGGATAATATATCTCCTGAACTTAACTCCAAGAACTCTTTGATTGTGATATTTGCACTTCCAAGCATCACATCAACAATAATCTCAGTATCAACTAATAAATCATAATCTCTTTCAGTAATTTCCATAGGCACACTTTTTTATATATTGCTAGATTATACCATAAAATTAGATTAATTTTGATTATTTAAATATTTAAATTATAAATTAGGAGATTTTAAACTATGACATCCAAAGATTCAAGCATTGTACTAACCTTTGACTCAATATTCCCATCAAAGTTTCCAAGATCACTTGCAATAACTACACCACCAGCAGTAACATTAGCATCTTCTACTAACTCAATATGATTTTCTAAATTTAATTGATTTTTTAATATTTCATAATCTTTAGGATTTAAATGAATTCTAATTTTAGAAGCATTTTTTATCTTCTCAAAAAGATGTGATATAGTTTGTTTAGCAATATTAGCTGAGTTTTCACCAATTTCTATTGCAATAATTTTTTGTGCAATTGCAATTGAGGTTTTTAAAAGTTTTGTTTCCATTTGGAAAGTTGCTTGTTCAAAAAAGTTTGCATACTGTTTTAAATCTTTTATAGCTTGTACAACTTGAGCATCAATATCTTTTTGAGTTAAACCATTTTGTTGAAGAAGGGTTACTTTTTGATTAAGCTGCTGGATTTGAACACTAAGATTTTGAACCTCTTTTAATGTAGCTTCAGAAGATATTAAAGTTTGAGTATTTACAATCCCTGTATTAGGTGTGATATTCGTTTGTTTATCATCATTTCCATCTTGAACAAAAGTACCTAATTGATAACTTTGTATATCATCATTGGAATTTACAATTTTTGCACTTGAATATACGTTATTTTTATCCATTTTTATTCATCCATATCTCTATCAATTACACCCTCTTCTATCATTTTTTGGGCTACATCTAACATTTTTCTTTGGGCTGCCTCAATATCTTTAATTTTAACTTTTGTTAACATCTCAAACTCTTCTTTGAATCTTTCACTAGCTCTTTGAGACATTGCACCAGTAATTTTTGTCATATCTTCATCAGTTGCATTTTTCATAGCAACGGCTACATCTGCAGTATCAACATTTTGCAGGATTTTCATTATATATTCTGATTCTAAATTTAATAGATCTTCAAATACAAACATATTTTCTTTAATTTTTGTTGCTAACGTTGTATCTACACCATTGATATTTTTAAGAATATCTTGAGCTTTTGGACCTAACCTATTAAGCATATCAGCAACAACCTTAACCCCACCAACATCAACAATAGATGATAATAATGATTCAAGTTTCTTTTCTAAAACTAATGAAATAGTTCTAACAACATCAGGAGAAACATCCTTAATTGTTGCCATCTGCATTGTAACTTTAACCTTTATATCCTCTTCAAGCTGTTGTAAAACTTCAGCTGCTTTTGGAGGTTCTAAGTGAGATAAAATAACAGCAATTGTTTGAGGAGACTCATCTTTAATAAAGTCTGATAACTGCTTAGGATTTATCCCATCTAAATAAGCAAAAGATTGTGCTGCTAACTTCATTCGAGATAATTTAGCTAGTACTTCATCTGCTTCATTTTTTCCTAATGATTTATATAAAATATCTTTTGCATAATCATACCCACCAGAACTAATAAAGGCTTTTGATCTGGTAAATAAATGAAACTCTTCTAAAATTGCCAAAGAGGTTTCTTTATCAATAGAATTAATCATAGTGATATGTGTAGAGATATCCTCTACCATTTGTTTTGGTAAATGTTGGAAAATTTTTACTGTAGACTCTTCCCCAATAAGGACACAAAAGTGTGCTACCTTATCAAGCATTGACATACCTTTTAATAACTCTTTTGCACTATCATCCATCATTTAACCTTATTTAAACTTTCCACTACCCTCAGTTAATAGCAACTCTATCATTCTTGCTATCTCTTCTGGGCTATTATTTATCTCTTTATCCAAAGCTTCGATTAATATTTCATATTTTGCAGCATTTTCTTCATCTAAGCCTTGTAGATTATTTAAAATTTGACTTTTTACTTTTGCTTTTAATCTACCCTGAGCAGTGGAAGCATCAAATTCATCTTCATAATTAGACATAAATTCATCGATAAATTTATCATCAATTGGATTTCCATCTTTATCTATTTTTTGAACTTGTCCATTTTCACCAATAACAACCACTTCATGATTTACTATAAACTTCTTATAAAAAACAAAAAGTAAAATTGCAGCAATAAGATACTGGAAATATTCACTAAAATCTCTTAAAATTGATTTTACCATAGCCAAAGTATCAACTACATCACCATCAGATGCACCACTTTGAACTGTATTTCCATTTACATCAACTTGTTGATTTCCTGTTGTAGTAGTATTTAAAAACTTAAAATCTCTTACTGTGATTTTATCACCTCTATTTTCATCAAAACCAATTGTATCTTGTACTACAGATTCAATTGAAGCTAAAAACTCATCTCTATTTTGAACATCTGCTAGAATTGATGAATCAAAGGTAACAGCAGCAGTAACTCTTTTAACTTGTGAATAATTATTACTTTTTTCTTCAATTAGTTTTTTTGAAATTTCATAATTAGTAATTGTTTTCGCACTCTCATTATTTGATTGAGTAGAAGCATTTCCGTTTGCACCATCTGGGGTTTGTATATTATTTTCTACTCCAGCAGTTCCTCCAGTTTGTCCATTATTACCTGTTGAACTAGCAGTACTTTCTGTTGTTTGTTGACTTCTAATTGTCCCTTCAGGTTCATATATTTCTTCTTGAATATGTCTTTTTTTAAATTCTAAATCTAAAGAAACCCTTGCAACAACTCTTCCCGCACCAACAAAAGGTTCAAGTAAAGCAACTATTTTGTCTTCATAATCCTCTTCAAGCTTTTGTTTATATTTATTTTGCGTAAGGGATTTTTGATTTTCCATATCATCTGAAGACATTTGAAGTAAAGCTCCATCTTGATCAATCAACTGAATATTTTCAACTTTCAAGTTTGATACAGCAGATGAAATAAAATTTTTAATCCCGTCAATTTGTTTTTGTGTTAAAAAGACACCAGGCTTTAATGAAATAACCGCAGAAGCAGTTGGGTCAGTTTTTCTTTCTGTAAATATTGTCTCTTTTGGAATTGCAACTTTTACACTTGCCCTTAAAATACCAGATAAAGATTCTAAAGACCTAGATAATTCACCCTCTAATGCCCTTAAATATTTAACTTTATTTTCAAAGTTTGTTGTTCCTAAAGAAGATTTCTCAAAAATTTCCCAACCTGCATGATTACTTGTAGCAGCTTCACTTGTAACAAGTTTTATTTTTGCAATATTTACAAAATCTTTAGATGTTTTTAATGTTAAATTATCACCACTACCTATAACTGAAAACTGAATACCTGAAGCTTCTAATTCATTTGAAGCTAGCATAACTTGGTTTTTTGTTAAGTTAGTTGCGATGGTATAATTTAATTTTTTATCTTGAGCTTTTATATTTGAATAAACTAACAATCCAATTAAGAGTATGAATAATACTGAAAATCCTCCAATAATTACAGCTCTTTGGGCAGCATTAAGATTGTTAATAAACTTTAAAAGTTGATCCATATATAAATTATCCTAATTAATTTTTTTGTGATGATTCAATTACAGATCTAAACAATCTTGAATCCTTTGTAATAGATGATTGTAATGCATCAAAAATCATTTTATTTTTTGACATCTCACTCATTTGAGTATCTAAATTTACATTATTACCATCTGTTTGTTCTTCTAAACCTTTTACTTGTGTAAGTTTAGCTTGATTTGTGTTAGAAGTTTCATTAAATCCATTCATATGCATTGAATTTGTTTTTGACATTTGTAAATCTTTACCCAAATCAACTTTTTGAAGTTCTTGTTCAAAAACTAAATCTTTTGTTTTATATCCTGGGGTATTTATATTAGCAATATTACTTGAAATTACTTTTTGTCTATCACTTCTAAAACTTAACTGATTAAAGAGTAAATCTGTTACGGTACTAGGTTTCATTATTTAGTGTTACTTCCTATTTTTTCTATTAAACTTCCATTTAACTCATCAATTGTTTTTACAGCTCTTTGAGCTTGATCAAAACGTCTATGGGCATCTATTAATTCTACCATTGTTGATACACTATTCACATTTGATTTTTCAATAGAACCTTGTCTTAATTGTCCATCATTATTCTCAAAAACTTGAATAAATGCTCCATCTTCTTTCTCTTTAAAATTATTGTCTTTAAATTTTTCTAATTCTTTGAAGTCAATTTTTGCAACTGAAATTTGGTTAATAAACCCTTCCTCTTCAACTGCGATAGCTTCATTATCTGCACTTAAGACATATTGTCCATTAGAATCAACAAGTAAACCTTCAGCAGAAATTTTAAATGCTCCATCTCTAGTGTATACTATCTCCCCACTGTCATCTTGAATTCTAAAAAATGTATCTGATTGGCTTAATGAAAAATCTAAAGTATTTCCCGTAGTTACAATTGCACCTTTTTCTGTATTTATAAATTTTGTATCCATTTTTGGTATTGTATTTGTAACTTCGTTTATTTTTGTAGGTGTAATACCTTCTGTTCTAGCTCTTTGTAAATAATAATTAAATGAACCTTCACTTGTACCCTCTTGCTTAAAACCATTTGTTGTACTATTTGCTAAATTATTAGAAATCATATCAATTCTATTGATTTGATTAATCATTGAAGCAGCTAATGGGTAAGTACCTTGATTCATTTATTCTCCTTATTATTTGTTAAATTCTGCGATTAATGCTTCTAAATCATCATCGCCAACTAGATCATCATTTTTATCGCCATGAATATGTTTAGCAATGGCAACCTCTTCTCTATTATTTTCATCTTCAAATAGATTATTTAAGTATGTAGATAATTTTCTAATTACTGACATTACCCTTTCAATTTTTTGTCTATTGATATCATGATATTGCATCAATTCCATTGCTTGAAATATCTCAGTACTACCATCATTTATTTTTTCATTTGCGTCATTGATATATTCCGCCATTTGATTTGCTTGTTCTAAATTTTGTTGAAAAGCATTTATATTTGGAAACTTCTGACTTAAAGAAGACAGCATAGCTATTTGCTTCTCATTAAATCCACTTAAAGCTTGTATATCATTTTGAATTGCATTATTATAATCTAATATATTACTTAATACATCAAAAATCTTTGTTGCTTTCTCTTCTGAATCATTTGCAACAGCACTTAATTGGTTTACAACTTTTGTATCTTCTTCAACAGGAAATGGAAAAACTCCTGAATTTATTTTATAATCTAAATTATCTTCATCTTCTTTTGAAGAAGCTTCAATTTGCGGTTGAACAAAAGGTGTTTCTTCAATTGTAGGTTCATCATTAAGCCCTTCAATTGAATTTAAAATATCATCAAAATTTTCTTCTGTTGCGTGAGTAGTTGCTTCCTCTTTTATATCCTCAACAATTTCGTCATCAGAAATAGTATTATCGCTATTAGCAGCATCCAATTCTTTTAAAATATCATCTATATTTGTTTCTTCTTGACTTATGTTCTCATCTTCATCTTGAGAAGACTCTAAACTAGAAAGTATTTCATCTATACTTTCATCTTTTGCAACATCTGACGAAACTGATTCATTCGAAGCTTCTTGTGTTTCTTCTATTAATTTGTTAATATCATCTTCGGACATACTTTCATGGGATTCAATCTCTTCATTAGTCTGTTCTTCAGATTCACCCTCATTGAAATCTAAGCCATTCATCAAAGATTCTATTTCTTCTTGACTCATACTCATAACAACACCTCGTTAATTGAAATTATTTATTTTTTTAAAACCCCGTCAAGTTTTTCTTTTAAAATTTGTGCATTAAATGGCTTTACAATATAATTATTTACCCCAGCTTTAAGCGCTGTAATAACCTCTCCTTTACCACCTTCAGTAGTAATCATAATAATAGGAGTTTTCTGATGGTTCCCCTCAGATCTAACTTTTTTAACTAAATCAAGTCCATTCATATTTGGCATGTTCCAGTCAGTTAAGATAATATCGTATTGTGTTTCAGTTAACAATTTCCATGCTTTAACACCATCCTCAGCCTCATCAAACTCTTCTTTTGAATAACCAAGTTGCATTACAACATTACCTATAATCCTTCTCATAGTAGAACTATCGTCAACTATTAAAATTCTCATATTTATACCTTTTTTTAAACTATTCTCAAAATCCCATTATTATATATTATTTGTTTTAAATTTACACTTAATATCATTCTTAACAAAATTATCATTTTATCTAATTTTAAAAATTCTTTAAATATAATCTTAGAAATTAGTAAAAAGGGTAAAGCTATGATTAGAGGTTTATACACAGCTGCAACAGGAATGACTGCAAATCAACATAGTATTGATGTAACATCAAACAATATAGCAAATGTTAATACAATGGGATTCAAACAAGATAGAGCAGAATTTCAAGACTTAATGTATGAATCTTTAAACTTCACAGCAGGACAAACTTCAGAAGTTTCTACAAATCCAACAGGGATGGATGTAGGGCTTGGTGTAAGAGTTTCTGGTATTCAAAAAAACTTTTTACAAGGTGATTTAAAATTAACTTCAAACACCCTTGACTTAGCAATTGAAGGGAATGGATTTTTCCAAGTAACTATGCCTGATGGGGAGATTGGTTATACAAGAAATGGTGCATTTAAACTTGATGCAGAAGGGAATATAGTAAATGGAAATGGATATCTTTTAGAACCACAAATAACAATTCCTGAAAACTTAATTAATCTTTCAATTGGAAGTGATGGAACAGTTACAGCGGAAGATCCAACTACAGGTTCAGTTACTAATCTTGGGCAAATTACACTTGCAGATTTTATTAATCCAGCTGGACTAACACCAGCAGGAGAATCTTTATTTAGAGTAAGTGAAGCTTCTGGAGAACCAATTGAAGGAGTTGCAACAGAGGATCAATTTGGTTCAATCAACCAAGGTATGGTTGAATTATCAAATGTAAAACTTGTTAATGAAATGGTTGATTTAATTACTGCACAAAGAGCATATGAAGCAAACTCTAAAGCGATAACCACTGCTGATAGTATGCTTGATACAGTTAATACATTGAAAAGATAATTTCTAAATTAGCTTCATGTCACTAAATTTAGAAGAACTAAAAAAACTCCGCGAAGAGAACTTTAAGAAGCATAAAAACAAAAAAAGAGAATACTATTTAAAAAGTAAAGAAAAAAGTACTGACCCAAAATACAAAAACTATAAAGAGATTGATTACGCCGAAGAACTTAATAATGAAAACTTTGCAAAAAATATCAAATTAATTGCAAAAAAACAAAAAGCTCACATTGATGATAGAAAAGATCAAATTGTTCAAAAAATAGAAGAGTATCGAGAAAAAAAACAAACTTATTATCAAAAGAATCGTGAAAAAAGATTAGAATATGATAAAGAATATAGAGAAAAGAAAAAAGAGCAATTAAAAGAGTATAGAAGAGAATATTACAAAAAAAATAAAGAAAAAATTTTACAAAAACAAAAAGAAAAAAGAAAATCACTAAAAGAAGAAGACAATGGCTGAAAAAACAGATGAAGAGATTATAAAAGAATTATCACTTGAAGCAAGTAATGATATTTCAGATGAAGCGGCTTTAGAAGAACTTACAATAAAAGACGATAATACAGATAATAAAGATAATACATCTAATGAATCTACTAATGAAACAAATGAAAAAGTAGAAAAAACTAATGAAAAGGTAATTGAGAATGAAGATAAAGATGATGATGAACTATCTTCAAAAAAAGAGGATATAGATCCTGATGAAATTCCTGTTCAGAAAAAACAATCTAAACTACAAAAAATACTTATTGGTGTAGTTTCATTTTTAGTTTTAATTATTATACTTGGTACAATTTTATATTTTACTGGTTTTTTTGATCCTGAGCCTGTAAAAAAAGTTGAACAAGTTGTACAAAAAAAGCCAGAACCTCAAATTGTTTTTGATGAAGATGAAATTAATAAAAAGTCTCTTAATAAAAAACTAACGCGATTAACAAAAACAGAAATAATGAACAAAGAAGAATTAGAAGCGGAAGAACAAAGAATAAAAGAAGAAGAGAGAAAGAAAAAAGAAGAAGAACAAAAAGCCATTGAAGAAAAGAAAAAAGAAGAAGAGGCAAAATTAGCTGCACAACTTGCAATAATAGAAGCAGAGAAACAAGCTTTGAAAGAGCAACAAGATAAAATAAAACAAGA includes:
- a CDS encoding flagellar hook assembly protein FlgD, with translation MSVDNVTVQSATGVDGSTYTTSVSNDQLTTEDFLQLMLTELKLQDPTAPMDSQRMMDTQMQMSTINTNLKTIETMEALVSTFSQSALANASNVIGQNIEDGNIGENGVNKAYTVRSVESLDGEVTVNAQQILYVEDQVLDPDGNRIIYNINGEILDSTGKTTGYKVALENPGQAILNEDGKPVILDEDNEIVTDSGYTMEGAVIPVYSDQLTSIPFSAITRIF
- a CDS encoding FliM/FliN family flagellar motor switch protein gives rise to the protein MEITERDYDLLVDTEIIVDVMLGSANITIKEFLELSSGDILSLDKSAGSGGDIYVNKRIIGTGDIIVIDEKLAVRVQEAMDSDNVVRYFFEENMS
- a CDS encoding FliH/SctL family protein; this translates as MDKNNVYSSAKIVNSNDDIQSYQLGTFVQDGNDDKQTNITPNTGIVNTQTLISSEATLKEVQNLSVQIQQLNQKVTLLQQNGLTQKDIDAQVVQAIKDLKQYANFFEQATFQMETKLLKTSIAIAQKIIAIEIGENSANIAKQTISHLFEKIKNASKIRIHLNPKDYEILKNQLNLENHIELVEDANVTAGGVVIASDLGNFDGNIESKVSTMLESLDVIV
- the fliG gene encoding flagellar motor switch protein FliG — protein: MDDSAKELLKGMSMLDKVAHFCVLIGEESTVKIFQHLPKQMVEDISTHITMINSIDKETSLAILEEFHLFTRSKAFISSGGYDYAKDILYKSLGKNEADEVLAKLSRMKLAAQSFAYLDGINPKQLSDFIKDESPQTIAVILSHLEPPKAAEVLQQLEEDIKVKVTMQMATIKDVSPDVVRTISLVLEKKLESLLSSIVDVGGVKVVADMLNRLGPKAQDILKNINGVDTTLATKIKENMFVFEDLLNLESEYIMKILQNVDTADVAVAMKNATDEDMTKITGAMSQRASERFKEEFEMLTKVKIKDIEAAQRKMLDVAQKMIEEGVIDRDMDE
- the fliF gene encoding flagellar basal-body MS-ring/collar protein FliF — its product is MDQLLKFINNLNAAQRAVIIGGFSVLFILLIGLLVYSNIKAQDKKLNYTIATNLTKNQVMLASNELEASGIQFSVIGSGDNLTLKTSKDFVNIAKIKLVTSEAATSNHAGWEIFEKSSLGTTNFENKVKYLRALEGELSRSLESLSGILRASVKVAIPKETIFTERKTDPTASAVISLKPGVFLTQKQIDGIKNFISSAVSNLKVENIQLIDQDGALLQMSSDDMENQKSLTQNKYKQKLEEDYEDKIVALLEPFVGAGRVVARVSLDLEFKKRHIQEEIYEPEGTIRSQQTTESTASSTGNNGQTGGTAGVENNIQTPDGANGNASTQSNNESAKTITNYEISKKLIEEKSNNYSQVKRVTAAVTFDSSILADVQNRDEFLASIESVVQDTIGFDENRGDKITVRDFKFLNTTTTGNQQVDVNGNTVQSGASDGDVVDTLAMVKSILRDFSEYFQYLIAAILLFVFYKKFIVNHEVVVIGENGQVQKIDKDGNPIDDKFIDEFMSNYEDEFDASTAQGRLKAKVKSQILNNLQGLDEENAAKYEILIEALDKEINNSPEEIARMIELLLTEGSGKFK
- the flgB gene encoding flagellar basal body rod protein FlgB, with product MKPSTVTDLLFNQLSFRSDRQKVISSNIANINTPGYKTKDLVFEQELQKVDLGKDLQMSKTNSMHMNGFNETSNTNQAKLTQVKGLEEQTDGNNVNLDTQMSEMSKNKMIFDALQSSITKDSRLFRSVIESSQKN
- a CDS encoding flagellar hook-basal body protein, which codes for MNQGTYPLAASMINQINRIDMISNNLANSTTNGFKQEGTSEGSFNYYLQRARTEGITPTKINEVTNTIPKMDTKFINTEKGAIVTTGNTLDFSLSQSDTFFRIQDDSGEIVYTRDGAFKISAEGLLVDSNGQYVLSADNEAIAVEEEGFINQISVAKIDFKELEKFKDNNFKEKEDGAFIQVFENNDGQLRQGSIEKSNVNSVSTMVELIDAHRRFDQAQRAVKTIDELNGSLIEKIGSNTK
- a CDS encoding response regulator, which produces MRILIVDDSSTMRRIIGNVVMQLGYSKEEFDEAEDGVKAWKLLTETQYDIILTDWNMPNMNGLDLVKKVRSEGNHQKTPIIMITTEGGKGEVITALKAGVNNYIVKPFNAQILKEKLDGVLKK
- the flgG gene encoding flagellar basal-body rod protein FlgG, translated to MIRGLYTAATGMTANQHSIDVTSNNIANVNTMGFKQDRAEFQDLMYESLNFTAGQTSEVSTNPTGMDVGLGVRVSGIQKNFLQGDLKLTSNTLDLAIEGNGFFQVTMPDGEIGYTRNGAFKLDAEGNIVNGNGYLLEPQITIPENLINLSIGSDGTVTAEDPTTGSVTNLGQITLADFINPAGLTPAGESLFRVSEASGEPIEGVATEDQFGSINQGMVELSNVKLVNEMVDLITAQRAYEANSKAITTADSMLDTVNTLKR